One Citrobacter amalonaticus genomic window carries:
- a CDS encoding molecular chaperone, producing MLKILSSGMVLLFSMFSLNVMADVVINGTRIVFNAKDKESTVQLKNRGSHPYLLQIWMDDGNPRAKPGEVTVPFLITPPVVRIDPAKGQAVRIMATNPALPRDRESLFWFNMLEIPPKAQAATSGNTRMQLAFRTRIKLFYRPDNLQPTPLQSYKELKLSLQGNNIKVVNDSPYYITFSKVEIRKTKESEVLASVENFPQRMVNPKSEIVFPLANKKSARLSDASFFYSVINDYGGETTNEHKLQNSP from the coding sequence TTATTTTCGATGTTCTCACTGAATGTCATGGCTGATGTTGTTATTAATGGGACACGCATTGTCTTTAATGCAAAAGACAAGGAGTCGACAGTACAGCTAAAAAACCGGGGGAGTCATCCTTATCTTTTACAAATATGGATGGACGATGGTAACCCACGGGCAAAACCTGGAGAAGTCACGGTTCCATTTCTCATTACGCCCCCTGTGGTTCGAATCGACCCGGCGAAAGGACAGGCTGTGCGAATCATGGCGACAAATCCAGCATTGCCGCGGGACAGAGAGTCTCTTTTTTGGTTTAACATGCTGGAGATTCCGCCAAAAGCACAGGCTGCGACGTCGGGGAATACACGTATGCAGTTGGCATTTCGAACCCGTATTAAATTGTTCTACCGTCCGGATAATCTGCAGCCAACACCATTACAGTCATATAAAGAACTAAAACTATCCCTGCAAGGGAACAATATAAAAGTTGTCAACGACTCTCCTTATTACATCACCTTTAGTAAGGTTGAGATTCGTAAGACAAAAGAGTCCGAAGTCTTAGCATCTGTAGAGAACTTTCCACAACGGATGGTCAATCCTAAAAGTGAAATAGTCTTCCCCCTCGCTAATAAAAAGTCAGCAAGGTTAAGTGATGCTTCATTTTTTTACAGTGTAATAAATGATTATGGTGGAGAAACAACAAATGAGCATAAATTACAAAATAGCCCATAA
- a CDS encoding fimbria/pilus outer membrane usher protein produces the protein MSINYKIAHNAISCSLRLTRVAQFIVFSFVSVQVAFADTDDVQFNSDFLRSAIDVSNYSRGNPVPQGQYHVDLYVNDKWKGRGEVKFENDKSNPLVARPCFTLTLVSMLGIDIDKIEPEMRQLLKNDDSCVRINDISPDLTAYYDVTSQRINVQAPQVWLLRQVRGYVNPELWDNGIPAATLQYDYNAWHADMSGSDAMSSQYLGLMGGLNWEAWRLRYRGIFNWNNDKGWQYDSTSTYLERGIIPLRSKLVMGDSTTDGQVFDSVGFRGVMLTSDDRMYEDSQRGYAPVITGVANTNALVSVSQRGVRIYQSTVPPGAFRIDDLYPNGTGGDLLVTVKEADGSEHSFTVTYASIAELLRPGTSRYSLMAGRYRNSSVNEKPQIAMGTFRHGFTNLLTTYTGAIGGEDYQSVAGGVALNTPVGALSADITHARTTLADDSKREGQSIRFSFAKILPVVDTNITLASYRYSSSGYYDIDDAMLMRDLERTNKGAYSSSINRKNRLQLSATQTISDTLGSINVSASTQDYWNKSGRDTEYQLGYTNAFKWFNFNLNASRTRDLVKDKWDNKIAIGISLPLGNSARSAYLSSTYVQESGHRGLQNSIAGTSGENRQYNWSAFANQDHYDHSSSKTTGGASGSWTSPWTTMGGNFSAGQGYQQYGMNLSGGAIAWQNGVVLTPIMGDTMAVIEAEHAGGAKIANNSSLSLNRSGNAAVPYLSPYRQNTIELDPKGLSNDVSLDVTSQNSVPTAGAVVLMKYATDKGYSVLFTLQHTGELLPFGADVVDERGNIVGYIAQGGQSFARVKNLSGTLRVKWGSAAGQECQFSYRLSEQESTNAADLRRADAVCQSLRSEK, from the coding sequence ATGAGCATAAATTACAAAATAGCCCATAATGCTATTTCTTGTTCTCTGAGACTCACCCGCGTTGCTCAATTCATTGTCTTTTCTTTCGTATCCGTTCAGGTTGCTTTCGCTGACACTGATGACGTGCAATTTAATAGTGATTTTTTGCGTTCAGCGATTGATGTGAGTAATTATTCACGGGGGAATCCTGTCCCGCAGGGACAATATCATGTTGATCTTTATGTGAATGATAAGTGGAAAGGACGCGGCGAAGTTAAATTTGAAAACGACAAAAGTAATCCTCTCGTCGCCAGACCTTGCTTTACGTTAACGCTGGTCTCCATGCTGGGTATCGATATTGATAAAATTGAACCAGAAATGCGTCAGTTGCTCAAAAATGATGACAGCTGCGTACGTATTAATGATATTTCTCCCGATTTAACAGCCTATTACGATGTGACATCGCAGCGTATTAATGTGCAGGCGCCTCAGGTATGGCTACTTCGCCAGGTTCGCGGCTATGTGAATCCGGAATTATGGGATAACGGCATCCCTGCAGCGACGCTGCAATATGATTACAACGCATGGCATGCCGATATGTCCGGATCGGATGCCATGTCTTCCCAGTATTTAGGTCTGATGGGGGGACTCAATTGGGAGGCGTGGCGCTTACGCTATCGCGGTATTTTTAACTGGAATAATGATAAGGGCTGGCAATATGACTCAACCAGCACTTACCTTGAACGCGGCATTATCCCGTTACGCAGTAAGCTGGTGATGGGTGATTCCACCACCGATGGTCAGGTTTTTGACAGCGTTGGTTTTCGCGGCGTGATGCTGACTTCAGACGATCGTATGTATGAGGATTCACAGCGTGGATATGCGCCGGTCATTACTGGCGTGGCCAACACGAACGCTCTGGTCAGCGTCAGTCAGCGCGGCGTGCGCATTTACCAATCGACCGTCCCGCCTGGCGCGTTCCGTATTGATGATCTGTACCCCAACGGCACGGGCGGCGATCTGCTGGTTACCGTTAAAGAGGCAGACGGAAGTGAGCACAGCTTTACCGTCACCTACGCCTCTATCGCTGAATTACTGCGTCCGGGAACCAGTCGCTATTCGCTGATGGCCGGGCGCTATCGAAATTCCTCCGTTAATGAAAAGCCGCAGATTGCGATGGGGACGTTTCGTCACGGTTTCACCAACCTGTTGACGACTTACACCGGGGCCATTGGAGGGGAAGATTATCAATCTGTCGCCGGCGGTGTCGCGCTCAATACCCCTGTTGGCGCCCTTTCTGCTGATATCACGCATGCTCGCACGACGCTTGCGGATGACAGTAAACGTGAAGGCCAAAGCATCCGTTTTTCATTTGCCAAGATCTTACCTGTCGTGGATACCAACATCACGCTGGCGAGCTATCGCTATTCCAGTTCGGGTTATTACGATATTGATGACGCAATGCTGATGCGTGACTTAGAGCGAACGAATAAAGGCGCCTATTCCAGCAGTATCAACCGTAAAAATCGGCTGCAGCTCAGCGCGACGCAAACCATTTCAGATACGCTCGGGAGTATTAACGTCAGCGCCAGTACCCAGGATTACTGGAATAAAAGCGGACGCGATACCGAATATCAATTGGGCTATACGAATGCGTTTAAGTGGTTCAACTTTAACCTCAATGCCAGTCGTACCCGCGATCTGGTTAAAGACAAGTGGGACAACAAAATCGCAATTGGCATCTCTTTACCGTTAGGGAATAGTGCGCGCTCAGCTTATCTCAGCTCCACCTATGTCCAGGAGAGCGGGCATCGGGGACTGCAAAACTCAATCGCCGGAACTTCCGGAGAAAACCGCCAGTATAACTGGAGCGCGTTTGCCAATCAGGATCATTACGATCATAGCAGCAGTAAAACCACCGGTGGGGCCAGTGGAAGCTGGACGTCACCCTGGACCACCATGGGGGGCAACTTCTCTGCGGGTCAGGGTTATCAACAGTATGGTATGAACCTCTCTGGCGGTGCTATTGCCTGGCAAAACGGCGTTGTACTGACGCCGATCATGGGTGACACCATGGCGGTTATCGAAGCCGAGCATGCCGGAGGCGCGAAGATTGCGAACAACAGCAGCCTCAGCCTTAACCGTAGCGGTAATGCCGCTGTGCCTTATCTCTCCCCGTATCGCCAGAACACCATCGAACTCGATCCGAAAGGGTTATCGAATGATGTCTCCCTGGACGTCACCAGTCAGAACAGCGTGCCTACCGCAGGCGCGGTGGTATTGATGAAATACGCAACGGACAAGGGATATTCGGTTCTTTTTACCCTTCAACATACCGGCGAGCTGCTGCCGTTTGGCGCAGATGTCGTGGATGAGCGTGGCAATATTGTTGGTTATATCGCCCAGGGTGGACAAAGTTTCGCTCGCGTTAAGAATCTGTCGGGCACATTACGCGTGAAATGGGGAAGTGCTGCAGGTCAGGAATGCCAGTTCAGCTACCGCTTATCAGAACAAGAAAGTACGAATGCCGCCGATTTACGTCGCGCTGACGCGGTATGCCAGTCATTAAGGAGTGAAAAATGA